A single Perca fluviatilis unplaced genomic scaffold, GENO_Pfluv_1.0 PFLUV_unplaced_scaf_256, whole genome shotgun sequence DNA region contains:
- the LOC120555197 gene encoding phosphatidylinositol 4-kinase beta-like translates to MSSCCTTGPTRRPTPLLAPLLHPLAPLLPLAPLLPLAPLLPLAPLLPLAPTTSGTLLQLAPLLRTLLQLAPYCNCTPTATGTLLPLAPYCNWHPYASGTPTATSTPSTPTASGTPTATGNPSTPTATGTPTATGTPTATGTPTATGTPTATGTPTATGTPTTTGALAPPTGAPVSPDGRPAALKALKMDPDAEVPAPGSVKSARRRQRHNPSKQSWLLRLFESKLFDVSMAISYLHRSKEPGVQAYIGNRLFSFGHEEVDFYLPQLLNMYIHMDEDVGDAIKPYVVHRCRQSISFSLQCAWLLGAYSSDMHISTQRHSRGTKLRKLILSDELKPAGTRARRDPLTLTPFCPVASAGEHGLSPSKRTHQRSKSDATVSISLSSNLKRTASNPKVESSQDEDSSCSSDSLEFQTRPPVRLAPRVHKGPCWAAGRLAKS, encoded by the exons ATGTCATCATGCTGCACAACGGGCCCGACACGGCGCCCAACGCCACTACTGGCGCCTCTGCTCCACCCACTGGCACCCCTACTGCCACTGGCACCCCTACTGCCTCTGGCACCCCTACTGCCACTGGCACCCCTACTGCCTCTGGCACCCACTACCTCTGGCACCCTACTGCAACTGGCACCGCTACTGCGCACGCTACTGCAACTGGCACCCTACTGCAACTGCACCCCTACTGCCACTGGCACCCTACTGCCTCTGGCACCCTACTGCAACTGGCACCCCTACGCCTCTGGCACCCCTACGGCAACTAGCACCCCTAGCACCCCTACTGCCTCTGGCACCCCTACTGCAACTGGCAACCCTAGCACCCCTACTGCCACTGGCACCCCTACTGCCACTGGCACCCCTACTGCCACTGGCACCCCTACTGCAACTGGCACCCCTACTGCAACTGGCACCCCTACTGCAACTGGCACCCCTACTACCACTGGCGCCCTTGCTCCACCCACTGGCGCCCCTGTTTCGCCCGATGGCCGCCCCGCTGCTCTGAAAGCGCTGAAGATGGACCCCGACGCCGAGGTCCCGGCGCCGGGCTCGGTGAAGAGCGCTCGGCGCCGCCAGAGACACAACCCGTCGAAGCAGTCGTGGCTGCTGCGGCTGTTTGAGTCGAAGCTGTTCGACGTCTCCATGGCGATCTCCTACCTGCACCGCTCCAAGGAGCCCGGCGTGCAGGCCTACATCGGCAACCGGCTCTTCAGCTTCGGCCACGAGGAGGTCGACTTCTACCTGCCGCAGCTGCTCAACATGTACATCCACATGGACGAGGACGTGGGGGACGCCATCAAGCCCTATGTG gtgcacCGCTGCAGACAGAGCATCTCCTTCAGCCTGCAGTGCGCCTGGCTGCTGGGAGCGTACTCGTCCGACATGCACATCTCCACGCAGCGCCACTCTCGGGGCACCAAACTGAGGAAGCTCATCCTATCAGACGAGCTCAAACCTGCGGGGACGCGGGCTCGCCGAGACCCTCTGACGCTCACGCCGTTCTGCCCCGTGGCGTCCGCCGGAGAGCACGGCCTGTCGCCGTCCAAACGCACACATCAGCGCTCCAAGTCGGACGCCACGGTCAGCATCAGTCTGAGCAGCAACCTGAAGAGGACGGCCAGCAACCCCAAGGTGGAGAGCAGCCAGGACGAG GACAGCAGCTGCAGCTCAGACAGTCTGGAGTTTCAGACTCGTCC CCCGGTGCGTCTCGCCCCCAGAGTTCATAAAGGTCCCTGCTGGGCAGCGGGGCGTCTTGCCAAAAGCTAA